From Pirellulales bacterium, one genomic window encodes:
- a CDS encoding DUF6690 family protein, translating to MFRRLFLTVAVLGAAVGVPYAASNWSKLKASVFGGPSANTPENTGAFKPVSATGSNPSYSAIPQLPAVTPDGIPLGAGVNPQAEQLPLVDLPEAFRWDISPQWVLSHWPRVSSGLPMPAGSMAENLQGMRVALISGMRVDDLAGSLTYYFNASQKCAKITFTGTTGDPQRLMALLVDRYDFKQFAASDPGVVRYEIRWNGAPTSTLVVRPAAIVRNSTPYERYMVQVSISDPAVK from the coding sequence ATGTTCCGTCGCTTATTTTTGACGGTGGCAGTGCTGGGCGCGGCCGTCGGTGTGCCGTATGCGGCCAGCAATTGGTCGAAGCTAAAAGCAAGCGTATTCGGCGGCCCAAGCGCCAACACGCCGGAAAATACGGGCGCATTTAAGCCCGTCTCGGCCACCGGTTCGAACCCAAGTTACTCCGCCATACCGCAACTTCCCGCGGTTACGCCTGACGGCATTCCGCTGGGGGCGGGCGTGAATCCGCAAGCCGAGCAATTACCCCTGGTCGATTTACCCGAAGCCTTTCGTTGGGATATTTCACCCCAATGGGTGCTGTCGCATTGGCCGCGAGTTTCGTCGGGTCTGCCAATGCCTGCCGGATCGATGGCGGAAAATTTGCAAGGCATGCGCGTGGCGCTGATCAGCGGCATGCGCGTGGATGACTTAGCTGGTTCGCTCACGTATTACTTCAATGCTTCGCAGAAGTGCGCCAAAATTACGTTCACCGGTACTACCGGCGATCCGCAGCGATTAATGGCGCTCCTGGTTGATCGTTATGACTTCAAACAATTCGCCGCCAGCGATCCCGGCGTGGTGCGTTACGAAATCCGTTGGAACGGCGCGCCCACTAGCACGCTAGTCGTGCGCCCTGCGGCCATTGTGCGCAATTCGACTCCGTATGAACGCTACATGGTGCAGGTCAGTATTTCCGACCCGGCGGTGAAGTAA